One Actinomyces respiraculi DNA window includes the following coding sequences:
- the argJ gene encoding bifunctional glutamate N-acetyltransferase/amino-acid acetyltransferase ArgJ: MSVTAAQGFRAAGVCAGLKASGRPDLALVVNDGPLDVATGVFTTNRVVAAPVTFSRAAVADGHARAIILNSGCANACTGAQGSADTAATAARAAELLGLPVPTDVLVCSTGVIGHTLDMQALLAGTAAAVDALASTPQAGRDAATAIMTTDTVSKEDALTLVTSDGVTWSLGGMIKGVGMLAPGLATMLCVLTTDAVIDPDTARDALAHATARTVNRVNSDGCMSTNDTVLLLASGACGATPSRSELDAALTEILGLLGRRLVADAEGATHDIAITVSGAVSEAAAEAAARSVASSNLLKCAVAGEDPNWGRVLSQLGTVPAEVCPFDPDEVDVAINGVTVFSHGGLGQDPATVDMTPRETRIDITLAEGGAEATVWTNDLTHGYVTINADYHT; this comes from the coding sequence GTGAGCGTGACCGCAGCACAGGGCTTTCGCGCCGCCGGCGTGTGCGCGGGCCTCAAGGCCTCAGGCCGTCCCGACCTCGCCCTCGTCGTCAACGACGGCCCCCTGGACGTCGCCACCGGGGTCTTCACCACCAACCGCGTCGTCGCCGCACCCGTGACCTTCTCGCGTGCCGCCGTCGCCGACGGGCACGCCCGCGCCATCATCCTCAACTCCGGCTGCGCCAACGCCTGCACCGGCGCCCAGGGCAGCGCCGACACCGCCGCCACCGCCGCGCGCGCCGCCGAGCTTCTTGGCCTTCCCGTCCCCACGGACGTCCTCGTGTGCTCCACCGGCGTCATCGGCCACACCCTCGACATGCAGGCCCTCCTGGCGGGCACCGCCGCCGCCGTGGACGCCCTGGCCTCCACGCCCCAGGCCGGCCGCGACGCCGCCACGGCCATCATGACTACGGACACGGTCTCCAAGGAGGACGCCCTCACCCTGGTCACCTCCGACGGCGTCACCTGGAGCCTGGGCGGGATGATCAAGGGCGTCGGGATGCTCGCTCCCGGGCTGGCCACCATGCTGTGCGTCCTCACTACGGACGCCGTCATCGACCCGGACACCGCGCGCGACGCCCTCGCGCACGCCACCGCCCGCACCGTCAACCGCGTCAACTCCGACGGTTGCATGTCCACCAATGACACCGTCCTGCTGCTCGCCTCCGGCGCCTGCGGCGCCACACCCAGCCGCAGCGAGCTCGATGCCGCCCTCACCGAGATCCTCGGCCTGCTCGGGCGCCGCCTGGTCGCCGACGCCGAGGGCGCCACCCACGACATCGCCATCACCGTCAGCGGGGCCGTGAGCGAGGCCGCCGCGGAGGCCGCCGCCCGTTCCGTGGCCTCCTCCAACCTTCTCAAGTGCGCCGTCGCGGGCGAGGACCCCAACTGGGGCCGCGTGCTGTCCCAGCTCGGCACCGTGCCCGCCGAGGTCTGCCCCTTCGACCCCGACGAGGTGGACGTCGCCATCAACGGCGTGACGGTCTTCAGCCACGGCGGTCTCGGCCAGGACCCGGCAACCGTGGACATGACCCCGCGCGAGACCCGCATCGACATCACCCTCGCCGAGGGCGGCGCCGAGGCGACGGTGTGGACCAACGACCTCACCCACGGCTACGTCACCATCAACGCCGACTACCACACCTGA
- a CDS encoding acetylornithine transaminase produces MSTTPQSPAPTGMYTPGDSSAWSQRYADAVMNTFGAPQRVLVRGEGARVWDDEGRQYTDLLAGIAVNCLGHAHPAVVDAVTGQLSTLGHVSNLFTTPAQVELAETLIALVYPGLSAAESRVFLANSGTEANETAFKIARRHGGADRPRVLALENSFHGRTMGALALTHKAAYREPFEPLPGGGEFVPADADTLRAAMGEDVAALIVEPIQGEAGVRPLPEGLLATAREITREAGALLIVDEVQTGMGRCGAWMAHHLLAPGIIPDVVTLAKGLGGGVPIGAVVATGQAAHLLGPGQHGTTFGGNPVCAAAALAVIRTLRDEHLPERAAALGRRWSEQLAALPGVSEVRGSGLLLGVALEEAVGHAAEVRDELMDRGFIVNAPRPDTLRLAPPLILSDADADAFSQVLGEVLTSRTTREARA; encoded by the coding sequence ATGAGCACCACACCCCAGAGCCCGGCCCCTACCGGGATGTACACGCCCGGCGACTCGAGCGCCTGGAGCCAGCGCTATGCCGACGCCGTGATGAACACCTTCGGCGCGCCCCAGCGAGTCCTCGTGCGCGGCGAGGGCGCCCGCGTCTGGGACGACGAGGGCCGTCAGTACACGGACCTGTTGGCCGGCATCGCCGTCAACTGTCTCGGCCACGCCCACCCTGCCGTCGTCGACGCCGTCACCGGGCAGCTGTCCACCCTCGGCCACGTCTCCAACCTCTTCACCACCCCGGCCCAGGTCGAGCTCGCCGAAACCCTCATCGCCCTCGTCTACCCCGGCCTGAGTGCTGCCGAGAGCCGGGTCTTCCTGGCCAACTCCGGCACCGAGGCCAACGAGACGGCCTTCAAGATCGCCCGCCGCCACGGTGGCGCCGACAGGCCCCGTGTCCTGGCCCTGGAGAACTCCTTCCACGGACGCACCATGGGGGCGCTGGCTCTCACCCACAAGGCCGCCTACCGCGAGCCCTTCGAGCCGCTGCCCGGCGGGGGCGAGTTCGTGCCCGCCGACGCCGACACCCTGCGCGCCGCCATGGGCGAGGACGTCGCGGCGCTCATCGTCGAGCCCATCCAGGGTGAGGCGGGAGTCCGCCCGCTGCCCGAGGGTCTGCTCGCCACCGCCCGCGAGATCACCCGTGAGGCCGGAGCCCTGCTCATCGTCGACGAGGTACAGACCGGCATGGGGCGCTGCGGCGCCTGGATGGCTCACCACCTGCTCGCCCCCGGCATCATCCCCGACGTCGTCACCCTCGCCAAGGGCTTGGGCGGCGGAGTGCCCATCGGTGCCGTCGTCGCCACCGGGCAGGCGGCGCACCTGCTGGGACCCGGCCAGCACGGCACGACTTTCGGCGGCAACCCCGTGTGCGCCGCCGCGGCGCTCGCCGTCATCCGCACCCTGCGCGACGAGCACCTGCCCGAGCGTGCCGCCGCCCTGGGGCGGCGCTGGTCCGAGCAGCTCGCGGCCCTGCCCGGGGTCAGCGAGGTGCGCGGATCCGGCCTGCTGCTCGGTGTCGCCCTCGAGGAGGCCGTGGGCCACGCCGCCGAGGTCCGCGACGAGCTCATGGACCGCGGGTTCATCGTCAATGCGCCACGCCCCGACACCCTGCGACTGGCCCCACCGCTCATCCTGAGCGACGCCGACGCCGACGCCTTCTCCCAGGTGCTGGGCGAAGTCCTCACGTCCCGAACGACCCGAGAGGCCCGCGCATGA
- a CDS encoding arginine repressor translates to MSDSTSFAPQTKAARHALIVQILGKERIHSQAELRDALVARGVSTTQATLSRDLVELRATKVRASGGTQVYAIPEAGAPGQVHGAVLSSGDDATAHTSARLARWCADLLVTAEWAGPQLVLRTPAGGAQLLASAVDDAMIPGVLGCIAGDDTVLVITRSQQTAADLAAHLLSLAEPAQRCPDRP, encoded by the coding sequence ATGAGCGACAGCACCTCCTTCGCCCCCCAGACCAAGGCCGCGCGTCACGCGCTCATCGTCCAGATCCTCGGCAAGGAGCGCATCCACTCCCAGGCCGAGCTGCGTGACGCGCTCGTCGCACGTGGGGTGAGCACCACCCAGGCGACGCTCTCGCGCGATCTCGTCGAGCTGCGCGCCACCAAGGTCCGGGCCTCGGGCGGCACCCAGGTCTACGCGATCCCGGAGGCCGGCGCGCCCGGCCAGGTGCACGGCGCCGTGCTGAGCAGCGGCGACGATGCGACCGCCCACACCTCCGCCCGGCTCGCCCGCTGGTGCGCGGACCTGCTCGTGACCGCCGAGTGGGCCGGTCCTCAGCTCGTCCTGCGCACCCCCGCCGGCGGCGCCCAGCTGCTCGCCAGCGCGGTTGACGACGCGATGATCCCGGGCGTGCTCGGCTGCATCGCCGGCGACGACACCGTCCTGGTCATCACCCGCTCCCAGCAGACCGCCGCCGACCTGGCCGCGCACCTGCTGAGCCTGGCGGAGCCCGCCCAGCGCTGCCCTGACCGGCCCTGA
- a CDS encoding argininosuccinate synthase has product MSAHKDRVVLAYSGGLDTSVAIGWIGEQTGREVITVAVDVGQGGEDLEVIRQRALDCGAVEAYVADARDEFANEYCMPALKANALYEGRYPLVSALSRPVIAKHLVRAAREFGASTVAHGCTGKGNDQVRFEVAITSMAPDMDCISPVRDLALTRDVAIDYAEKHGLPIETTKHNPFSIDQNVWGRAIETGFLEDLWNAPTKDVYTYTDDPTYPPLPDEVVIHFEQGVPTAIDGTPVTPLQAIQELNRRAGTQGVGRIDMVEDRLVGIKSREIYEAPGAVALIEAHQALESVTLERMQHRYKRQMEQTWAELVYEAQWYSPLKRSMDAFIEDTQRHVTGDIRMVLHGGRAVVNGRRTDTGLYDFNLATYDSGDTFDQSSSRGFIEIYGMQSTLAAARDVRLGLDTGY; this is encoded by the coding sequence ATGAGCGCTCACAAGGACCGCGTCGTCCTCGCGTACTCCGGAGGACTGGACACCTCCGTCGCGATCGGATGGATCGGCGAGCAGACGGGCCGAGAGGTCATCACGGTCGCCGTCGACGTCGGCCAGGGCGGCGAGGACCTCGAGGTCATCCGTCAGCGGGCCCTGGACTGCGGCGCCGTCGAGGCCTACGTGGCCGACGCCCGCGACGAGTTCGCCAACGAGTACTGCATGCCCGCGCTCAAGGCCAACGCCCTGTACGAGGGCCGCTACCCGCTTGTGTCCGCCCTCTCGCGCCCCGTCATCGCTAAGCACCTGGTGCGGGCGGCCCGCGAGTTCGGCGCCTCGACCGTCGCCCATGGCTGCACCGGCAAGGGCAACGACCAGGTCCGCTTTGAGGTCGCCATCACCTCCATGGCGCCCGACATGGACTGCATCTCGCCGGTGCGCGACCTCGCCCTGACCCGCGACGTCGCCATCGACTACGCGGAGAAGCACGGGCTGCCCATCGAGACGACGAAGCACAACCCCTTCTCCATCGACCAGAACGTCTGGGGCCGCGCCATCGAGACGGGCTTCCTCGAGGACCTGTGGAACGCCCCCACGAAGGACGTCTACACCTACACGGATGACCCGACCTACCCGCCGCTGCCGGACGAGGTCGTCATCCACTTCGAGCAGGGCGTGCCCACCGCCATCGACGGCACACCGGTCACCCCGCTCCAGGCCATCCAGGAGCTCAACCGCCGCGCCGGCACCCAGGGCGTGGGGCGCATCGACATGGTTGAGGACCGCCTGGTCGGCATCAAGTCCCGTGAGATCTACGAGGCCCCCGGCGCCGTGGCCCTCATCGAGGCGCACCAGGCCCTGGAGTCCGTCACGCTTGAGCGCATGCAGCACCGTTACAAGCGGCAGATGGAGCAGACCTGGGCGGAGCTGGTCTACGAGGCCCAGTGGTACTCGCCGCTCAAGCGGTCGATGGACGCCTTCATCGAGGACACGCAGCGTCACGTGACCGGCGACATCCGCATGGTCCTGCACGGTGGGCGCGCCGTCGTCAACGGACGCCGGACGGATACCGGCCTGTACGACTTCAACCTCGCGACCTACGACTCGGGCGACACCTTCGACCAGTCCTCCTCGCGCGGCTTCATCGAGATCTACGGCATGCAGTCCACGCTTGCGGCCGCTCGCGACGTGCGTCTGGGGCTGGACACCGGCTACTGA
- a CDS encoding O-antigen ligase family protein has product MSQSMSIRQLLLPESPPRLTLMPAMGTWAFFLTFAGQSVRNLVGWTSFGLISAASGLLLLLVFLREGHHVQWRALPTTIGLYVVLCSLSIIWSAYPAETALASILMIATTAVGVLLACGLSLRQMTDALSRALEATLVLSVLLELYVALVLRHPLAPLYMRGWEEVPVTYYWVYGDILRGGPIQGIVGNRNPLAFIALLTLLCIAVRWADRRVKPVGLVVWSSLSLLILVLTNSATVWVAAVVCVAVMGYLWLMRHVPVRLRAWVVTAAVTMIVALAAAALGWYSQLIGLLGRTESMSVRWEIWKAVLSLWQEHTILGWGWIMYWIPWLPVFSTILVRPDGTPTMNAHNAYIEALFQTGVVGGALIVVIVCVMVYRSFRLAERHLNSEASVVLPALVMTALVMQSFTESRLLSEGNWVVLCALGTWLGLNRTVEERKRPQASATTLPQLRTERHSSRHPGRRFTGAGGHSSQLRR; this is encoded by the coding sequence ATGAGTCAGTCGATGAGTATCCGGCAGCTCCTGCTGCCTGAGTCACCACCACGCCTCACGCTCATGCCTGCCATGGGGACCTGGGCCTTCTTTCTGACTTTCGCAGGCCAGTCGGTTCGCAACCTGGTGGGCTGGACCTCCTTCGGCCTGATCTCTGCGGCCAGCGGCCTTCTGCTGCTTTTGGTCTTCCTGCGTGAGGGGCACCACGTGCAGTGGCGCGCCCTGCCCACCACTATCGGCCTGTACGTGGTGCTGTGCTCACTGAGCATCATCTGGTCCGCCTATCCGGCCGAGACGGCGCTGGCCTCCATACTGATGATTGCCACCACCGCCGTAGGCGTTTTGCTGGCCTGTGGCCTTTCGCTACGGCAGATGACTGACGCGCTTAGCCGTGCTTTGGAAGCCACCCTGGTGCTCAGTGTCCTGCTGGAGCTCTACGTCGCCTTGGTACTGCGCCATCCGCTGGCCCCGCTGTACATGCGCGGCTGGGAGGAAGTGCCAGTGACCTACTACTGGGTCTACGGAGACATCCTCCGCGGCGGCCCCATCCAAGGCATCGTCGGAAACCGCAACCCCCTGGCGTTTATCGCTCTACTGACTCTCCTGTGCATCGCCGTGCGCTGGGCTGACCGGCGGGTCAAGCCTGTTGGCCTAGTCGTGTGGAGCTCACTGTCTCTGCTGATCCTCGTCCTGACCAACTCCGCCACCGTCTGGGTGGCCGCCGTGGTGTGTGTGGCCGTCATGGGCTATCTGTGGCTCATGCGCCACGTACCCGTGCGCTTGCGCGCCTGGGTGGTCACCGCTGCCGTGACCATGATCGTGGCCCTGGCCGCTGCGGCGCTGGGCTGGTACTCCCAGCTGATCGGCCTGCTGGGCCGCACCGAGTCAATGAGCGTGCGCTGGGAGATCTGGAAGGCCGTGCTCTCCCTGTGGCAGGAGCACACCATCCTGGGCTGGGGCTGGATCATGTATTGGATCCCCTGGCTGCCCGTGTTCTCTACGATCCTGGTGCGACCCGACGGCACGCCGACCATGAACGCTCACAACGCGTACATCGAAGCCCTATTCCAGACCGGTGTGGTAGGCGGCGCCCTGATCGTGGTGATCGTCTGCGTGATGGTCTACCGCTCTTTCCGCTTGGCCGAGCGCCACCTGAACTCTGAAGCCTCCGTAGTGCTGCCCGCCCTGGTGATGACCGCCTTGGTCATGCAGTCATTCACCGAGTCCAGGCTCCTGAGTGAAGGCAACTGGGTGGTGCTGTGTGCCTTGGGCACCTGGTTGGGGCTGAACCGCACCGTGGAGGAGCGCAAGCGTCCGCAGGCATCCGCCACCACGCTGCCGCAACTTCGCACTGAGCGCCACAGCTCGCGTCACCCAGGCCGACGCTTCACCGGAGCGGGCGGGCACTCCAGCCAACTGCGCCGTTAA
- a CDS encoding class I SAM-dependent methyltransferase, whose amino-acid sequence MPGDYWNHNTAFHDELVADAAARGGRALDVGCGDGLLLQRLAGVCEEVVGVEADAATAQRARERLAGVRNADVHRLDVLGGDVVGALGCFETVTCVAVLHHLPLEAGLERPAGLVAPDGRLTVVGLAANASAWDWIVSGLSILPIRVAGRLHGETRDIGVPVARPRESLAEIRRAAARIVPGARVRRRFYYRYTLTWDRPGAGS is encoded by the coding sequence ATGCCCGGGGACTACTGGAACCACAACACGGCCTTTCACGACGAGCTCGTCGCCGACGCCGCTGCCCGGGGCGGGCGGGCGCTGGACGTCGGCTGCGGGGACGGTCTGCTGCTCCAGCGGCTCGCGGGCGTGTGCGAGGAGGTCGTCGGAGTCGAGGCCGATGCCGCCACCGCGCAGCGCGCCCGTGAGCGTCTGGCCGGGGTCCGCAACGCGGACGTGCACCGCCTGGACGTGCTCGGCGGTGACGTCGTCGGAGCGCTCGGGTGCTTCGAGACGGTGACCTGCGTCGCTGTCCTGCACCACCTGCCGCTGGAGGCCGGGCTGGAGCGCCCGGCGGGGCTTGTGGCGCCCGACGGACGGCTCACGGTTGTCGGGCTCGCCGCGAACGCGAGCGCCTGGGACTGGATCGTCTCGGGGCTGAGCATCCTGCCGATCCGGGTGGCGGGCCGGCTCCACGGCGAGACGCGGGACATCGGCGTGCCCGTCGCGAGGCCCCGCGAGTCCCTGGCGGAGATCCGCCGGGCGGCGGCGCGGATCGTCCCGGGGGCACGGGTGCGGCGCCGCTTCTACTACCGCTACACCCTCACCTGGGACCGGCCCGGAGCGGGCTCGTGA
- a CDS encoding DNA-3-methyladenine glycosylase — translation MRPQGAGLDEETRRVLALDSLEAAPRLLGAVFSATAPEGTVSVRLTEVEAYRGEEDPGSHAFRGRTARNASMFAEAGTVYVYFTYGMHHCVNVVTGPEGVSRAVLLRGGEVVEGLDLARSRRSAARTDRDLARGPARLCQALGLTREDDGAALGARGSRVSLALAEPGSAPAPDAIRTGARTGVAGPGGDGQAFPWRFWIDGEPTVSPYKAAAPRRAGRGRCARGGS, via the coding sequence ATCCGGCCGCAGGGGGCCGGCCTGGATGAGGAGACACGGCGGGTCCTGGCCCTCGACTCCCTGGAGGCGGCCCCGCGGCTCCTCGGGGCGGTCTTCTCCGCCACCGCCCCCGAGGGAACTGTCTCGGTGCGCCTGACCGAGGTGGAGGCCTACCGCGGCGAGGAGGACCCGGGGTCCCACGCCTTTCGTGGGCGCACGGCCCGCAACGCGTCGATGTTCGCCGAGGCCGGGACGGTCTACGTCTACTTCACTTACGGGATGCACCACTGCGTCAACGTCGTCACCGGGCCTGAGGGCGTGTCCCGCGCCGTGCTGCTGCGCGGCGGTGAGGTGGTTGAGGGACTCGATCTGGCGCGATCGCGCCGGTCGGCGGCACGCACCGACCGGGACCTGGCCCGTGGGCCCGCGCGCCTGTGCCAGGCGCTGGGACTCACGCGTGAGGATGACGGCGCCGCGCTGGGCGCGCGCGGTTCTCGCGTAAGCCTGGCTCTGGCCGAGCCCGGCAGCGCCCCGGCGCCGGACGCGATCCGCACGGGAGCGCGCACGGGCGTGGCCGGTCCCGGGGGAGACGGCCAGGCCTTCCCCTGGCGCTTCTGGATCGACGGGGAGCCCACCGTCTCGCCCTACAAGGCCGCCGCCCCCAGGCGAGCCGGGCGCGGGCGCTGCGCGCGGGGAGGGTCGTGA
- the argH gene encoding argininosuccinate lyase, with product MSSEPQHDVASTSPAAKAPADISLWGGRFSGGPADALAALSVSTHFDWRLARYDIAGSRAHARALSAAALLDEAQLAAMLEALDRLEDDVVSGAFAPTPADEDVHTALERGLIERAGADLGGRLRAGRSRNDQIATLIRMYLRDQARHIAGLVLDVVDALVNQAARAGEAIMPGRTHMQHAQPVLVAHHLLAHAWPLMRDVERLEDWDARAAVSPYGSGALAGNTLGMDPDAVAADLGFNASVENSIDGTSARDVVAEMTFILAMTAVNVSRLSEEIIIWNTKEFGFVTLDDSYSTGSSIMPQKKNPDVAELARGKAGRLIGDLTGLLATLKALPLAYDRDLQEDKEPVFDALDTLSVLLPAVAGMVETMTLHLKRMAELAPQGFSLATDVAEWLVTQGVPFREAHEISGACVRECEERGIELWELSDEDFTHIDARLTPGVRQVLSAAGSVAARRGHGGTAPVRVVEQLARAIEHSAELRVFSWEGSLLDGPAGPGADGGTMQGTDDPADAPGAGAEPED from the coding sequence ATGAGCAGCGAGCCCCAGCACGACGTAGCCTCCACCTCACCAGCCGCCAAGGCCCCCGCAGACATCAGCCTGTGGGGCGGTCGCTTCTCCGGCGGCCCGGCCGATGCCCTGGCGGCACTGAGCGTGTCCACCCACTTCGACTGGCGCCTGGCCCGCTACGACATCGCCGGCTCGCGCGCCCACGCCCGCGCCCTGTCCGCCGCCGCTCTGCTCGACGAGGCTCAGCTTGCCGCCATGCTTGAGGCCCTGGACCGCCTCGAGGACGACGTCGTCTCCGGTGCCTTCGCCCCCACCCCGGCGGACGAGGACGTCCACACGGCGCTTGAGCGAGGCCTCATCGAGCGTGCCGGGGCGGACCTGGGCGGGCGCCTACGCGCCGGACGCTCGCGCAACGACCAGATCGCCACGCTCATCCGCATGTACCTGCGCGACCAGGCACGCCACATCGCCGGGCTCGTGCTCGACGTCGTCGACGCCCTGGTCAACCAGGCGGCGCGCGCGGGGGAGGCGATCATGCCGGGGCGCACCCATATGCAGCACGCCCAGCCCGTGCTCGTCGCCCACCACCTGCTCGCCCACGCCTGGCCGCTCATGCGCGACGTCGAACGTCTGGAGGACTGGGACGCGCGCGCCGCGGTCTCGCCCTACGGCTCCGGCGCCCTGGCGGGCAACACGCTCGGGATGGACCCCGACGCCGTCGCCGCCGACCTCGGCTTCAACGCCTCCGTGGAGAACTCCATCGACGGCACCTCCGCCCGCGACGTGGTGGCCGAGATGACCTTCATCCTGGCGATGACCGCCGTGAACGTCTCGCGCCTGAGCGAGGAGATCATCATCTGGAACACGAAGGAGTTCGGCTTCGTCACCCTGGACGACTCCTACTCCACGGGCTCGTCGATCATGCCCCAGAAGAAGAACCCGGACGTCGCCGAGCTCGCCCGCGGCAAGGCCGGGCGCCTCATCGGTGACCTCACGGGCCTGCTCGCCACCCTCAAGGCCCTGCCGCTGGCCTACGACCGCGACCTGCAGGAGGACAAGGAGCCGGTCTTCGACGCCCTCGACACCCTCTCGGTCCTCCTGCCCGCGGTGGCTGGCATGGTCGAGACGATGACGCTGCACCTTAAGCGGATGGCCGAGCTCGCCCCGCAGGGCTTCTCCCTGGCCACGGACGTCGCCGAGTGGCTCGTGACGCAGGGCGTGCCCTTCCGCGAGGCGCACGAGATCTCGGGGGCCTGCGTACGCGAGTGCGAGGAGCGAGGCATCGAGCTGTGGGAGCTCAGCGATGAGGACTTCACGCACATCGACGCGCGCCTGACACCCGGGGTGCGCCAGGTCCTGTCCGCCGCCGGCTCGGTAGCGGCACGACGCGGCCACGGCGGCACCGCCCCGGTGCGCGTCGTCGAGCAGCTCGCCCGGGCGATTGAGCACAGCGCCGAGCTGAGGGTCTTCTCCTGGGAGGGCTCGCTCCTCGACGGACCGGCCGGGCCGGGTGCCGATGGCGGCACGATGCAGGGCACCGACGACCCCGCGGACGCCCCGGGAGCGGGTGCGGAGCCGGAGGACTGA
- the argB gene encoding acetylglutamate kinase translates to MSTTITPTQKAAVLLEAMPWLRAYTGATIVIKYGGNAMVDDTLKRAFADDVLFLHQVGLRPVVVHGGGPQINDMLRRLGIESQFRGGLRVTTPEVMDVVRMVLTGSVQRELVSLLNVSGSAAVGISGEDGGLLRARQRLATIDGESVDVGLVGDVVEVDPRALNDLLDQGRIPVISSVAPVFSDTTTVLNVNADTAAAAVAIALRAQKLIMLTDVEGLYSNWPDRSSLVSRIGTDALEALLPELESGMIPKMEACLRAVRGGVGQAHVVDGRRPHSMLLEIVTDDGVGTVIYPEHSTSAHDAEADVL, encoded by the coding sequence ATGAGCACCACGATCACCCCCACCCAGAAGGCGGCTGTCCTGCTGGAGGCCATGCCCTGGCTGCGCGCCTACACGGGCGCCACCATCGTCATCAAGTACGGCGGCAACGCCATGGTCGACGACACGCTCAAGCGCGCCTTCGCCGACGACGTCCTCTTCCTGCACCAGGTGGGCCTGCGCCCCGTCGTCGTCCACGGCGGCGGACCCCAGATCAACGACATGCTCCGCCGCCTGGGCATCGAGTCCCAGTTCCGCGGCGGCCTGCGCGTGACCACCCCCGAGGTCATGGACGTTGTGCGCATGGTGCTCACCGGCTCCGTCCAGCGCGAGCTCGTCTCCCTGCTCAACGTCTCCGGTTCCGCCGCCGTCGGCATCTCCGGGGAGGACGGCGGCCTGCTGCGCGCCCGTCAGCGTCTGGCCACCATCGACGGCGAGAGCGTCGACGTCGGGCTTGTCGGCGACGTCGTCGAGGTCGACCCCCGGGCCCTCAACGACCTGCTCGACCAGGGGCGGATCCCCGTCATCTCCTCCGTCGCCCCCGTCTTCTCCGACACCACGACCGTCCTCAATGTCAACGCGGACACGGCGGCCGCCGCCGTCGCCATCGCCCTGAGGGCGCAGAAACTCATCATGCTCACCGACGTCGAGGGCCTGTACTCCAACTGGCCGGACAGGTCCTCCCTCGTCTCGCGCATCGGCACCGACGCCCTTGAGGCCCTCCTGCCCGAGCTCGAGTCCGGCATGATCCCCAAGATGGAGGCCTGCCTGCGGGCCGTGCGCGGGGGAGTGGGACAGGCCCACGTCGTCGACGGCCGCCGGCCGCACTCCATGCTGCTGGAGATCGTGACGGACGACGGCGTCGGCACCGTCATCTACCCCGAGCACTCCACGAGCGCGCATGACGCAGAGGCAGACGTCCTATGA
- a CDS encoding type II toxin-antitoxin system Phd/YefM family antitoxin, with amino-acid sequence MGAVRISQRDLRNDSAVVLRRVEAGEEMTVTRRGVPVARLSPIAADGDLRCVKPAGSRHRFSELRRVRLQESTEDLLAEIRDER; translated from the coding sequence GTGGGAGCAGTGCGGATCAGTCAGCGAGATCTGCGAAACGACAGCGCCGTTGTGCTTCGTCGTGTGGAGGCCGGCGAGGAGATGACGGTGACTCGCAGAGGCGTCCCAGTAGCGCGCCTTTCCCCGATCGCCGCCGACGGCGACCTGAGATGCGTCAAGCCCGCCGGAAGCCGCCACAGGTTCTCCGAGCTGCGGCGGGTGCGACTCCAGGAGAGTACCGAGGACCTCCTCGCTGAGATCCGTGACGAGCGATGA
- a CDS encoding endonuclease III domain-containing protein, whose protein sequence is MTVSGTRPLPVRRVLERLRRALGEVEPWPGQCDLEYVCGAVLVQNTAWTNVQRALDALREATAFDERRLLALDDDELRTLIRPAGFMRAKSATLRSWASWSLSPAGRGAEHLDDDALRDALLALRGIGPETADVIALMVFHRRRFIFDAYGRRLLAQAGYNVGRGYEPTRRALEERIDAEALSLAELVEIHGLILEAGKRARAAGGWEVYGPSIGVAPGQTEQGRP, encoded by the coding sequence GTGACCGTCTCCGGGACCCGGCCCCTGCCGGTCCGACGCGTGCTCGAGCGCCTGCGCCGGGCGCTGGGCGAGGTTGAGCCGTGGCCGGGCCAGTGCGACCTGGAGTACGTGTGCGGCGCCGTTCTTGTGCAGAACACCGCCTGGACGAACGTCCAGCGCGCTCTGGACGCCCTGCGGGAGGCCACCGCCTTCGACGAGCGGCGCCTGCTCGCCCTGGACGACGACGAGCTGAGAACCCTCATCCGTCCCGCCGGCTTCATGAGGGCCAAGTCGGCGACGCTGCGGTCCTGGGCCTCGTGGTCGCTGTCGCCCGCGGGGCGCGGCGCCGAGCACCTGGACGACGACGCCCTGCGCGACGCGCTGCTCGCCCTGCGTGGCATCGGCCCGGAGACCGCCGACGTCATTGCCCTCATGGTCTTTCACCGGCGCCGCTTTATCTTCGACGCCTACGGACGCCGCCTGCTCGCGCAGGCCGGCTACAACGTTGGACGCGGCTACGAGCCGACGCGGCGCGCCCTTGAGGAGCGGATCGACGCCGAGGCGCTGAGTCTGGCCGAGCTCGTCGAGATCCACGGCCTCATCCTCGAGGCGGGAAAGCGGGCCCGGGCGGCCGGAGGCTGGGAGGTCTACGGGCCCAGCATCGGCGTCGCGCCCGGCCAGACGGAGCAGGGCAGGCCCTGA